One segment of Drosophila ananassae strain 14024-0371.13 chromosome 3R, ASM1763931v2, whole genome shotgun sequence DNA contains the following:
- the LOC6498667 gene encoding dedicator of cytokinesis protein 9 isoform X9 translates to MERKFTRGLNKLGSAVQMRENVSQLVRESAVLNKPLVVEPIDFEAFIAKNKTVIQNDPQRELLIYPADDVSEIIMPRKQRSNAKTVADRFEPPNEAIVCPLHGPPIIGNGNGNGHSQVSRQGSIQSNGSLHIGNGSAANGNGISSSQSSLTNSNGHGQLSRKSSQCSNGSVSHKDSSYESALSSMTIRSHLAQPEEVDEFADADGHGEDLVDGGHTHDSRAECTRFTRQALYTYRAKNHLIHYKYNAYGGNCHDLPSVSPPEELLEEVYEIDADQDRIDEQMTRSQADTITKQGYLLKGPDSASDRMFANIGNKSFKRRYCYLRQEIDGTYILELHKDEKQGEAKATIVMDFCTEVVQNPKRGRFCFELRMTAGHKSFTLAAENEQDFKDWLSKLSSVLAQNRAQEEKRNASLERQPSANSNPSPQLQPPAAEPIIFGTLKGLDQSLHPQLMKYGRETDHSIALARKEQRRRLFACYQSPAKSSGSDSVEQYREHFGTRLLLTCHNLRFRLQCVPQDEGSSLSSEQQVEPYITSLSLFDAKANRKLSENFYFNVNEQWAAQMLPNSPVPASVAGCGVPRKSAEGDERSSACQAPHSLFDGVSAELLRANRHQFQQLRQCLLSVTAPHADIYLVVRIEKLLQCGIAQAAEPYLKAGKDPKLGQKVYKAAKSCAQHIGHYRQPFAWAARPLFKQYSHELDVDPHREFEFSPIYRQELPKLKDEELLKLLVDYRKPEKLSKLTIIPGSLKMQMQFLDQITPCGLTKSLAPLSTFSPNSKHPPTIELAEFQSQSEREAHPYTSFCNHLYVYPLSLQFDSQKLFSRARNITVVVELRDGDGEYSKPLKCIYGRPGQDLLVSQIACPVLHHNVTPTWYEEIKLRLPLGLFPEHHLLFSFYHVSCNLSKKRDAHAAFETPIGYAWLPLLQKNRICLEEQQLPVAATLPVGYLSIQPLGWGKGNCGPDIQWIDNQRNLYTVALRLDSTVLTADQHLHNFFAHCERLLEGGKTGAVPAETETCKILKAAHAIDMKSLINYLPTLLNELFTLLVHTQSEEIGLNVIRLLTNIIHLISDQAKRADLLAAYVKFVFHAPYYSQQTARQRTVHGELCRHLPYLLNPSNPDFLIVNKFMRYSSIFFDLIVKSMAQHLLATGRIRMLRNERFPKDYADRVEQLIKVLMSYITTRYEDLAEETNILNRSLAHFVRQCLTYMDRGFVFRLIRCYMGEFAPGNPRILHEYKFNFLQEICQHEHYVPLNLPFVLNPKNRPPEMIQHFTLSEQFCRQHFISGLLLQELKSSLNEVSPVRRHALGIFKDLLAKHELDNRYQQKGQLSRIALLYIPWLGVVMDNIHRIDDLSESGACTPNGHVYADSASYTKRLSCSSSYVFSKDSSTFGSLTSTPRSKNRLTLHCDQPSPYRTSVHMKEHNYLAAIAGQPISNGISNLSLNSNTDSGHSQDTTTIGNYTNGDADVALRNGHNRSVSVTHAQILARCDKFSSAESKDLLLGFLFIIKHLSQDQMVGWWQNCNESETLQFLSILDLCLLQFRYVGKKNVVFTQDSKSGRSAKANTLPARTQPPMGLENGSQESQQPNSGTLNQTREHLLEDMDTLARSQLALYESNLATEVGMIILDCLGMYVLQFRQLLADSLILPKLARIYLRFLQLGQSERLSKHVFAALRAFINNYAVALFKGNAMLCGQMVYELLKACDSRLVEIRHESCAVLYLLMRSNFEFSGRKALTRVHLQVIISVSQMIGNVIGLNNARFQESLSIINSYANSDKAMKGTGFPMEVKDLTRRVRTVLMATAQMQAHHMDPERLLELQHSLANSYASTPELRHTWLVTMARNHEQNGNLSEAACCHLHIAALMCEYLRLKGGCSLSWSSTAFGKISRNIPLDEQGLKLDAGAQDSQYTEQMLLEQLKQCADFLDRAERFECLGELYKLILPMYERDRSFVELAHCYEHLTQAYNKIVEVNRSGKRMLGRFYRVVFYGMMYFEEDHAIEYVYKEPKLTSLSEISERLAKQYKEKFGADVVKMIMDSSPVKVDELDAKLAYIQVTHVIPFFSKDELDQRLNEFEQNHDVDTFMYETPFTKSGAARGSVEEQWKRKTVIKTQYSFPYVLKRIPVKSREIIELSPIEVAIDEMQSKVSELEEIILPPADVKKLQLRLQGSVAVTVNAGPLAYAHAFLDAKVVNNFSMDRVGDLKDVFRDFIVVCQKALFLNERIISADQKEYHHVLKENYEKLCQALSELLEDESFQPLGDDADSINQRNSMALFNAISGASHNSSTA, encoded by the exons AACAAGCCGCTGGTGGTGGAGCCGATCGACTTCGAAGCCTTTatagccaaaaataaaactgttATACAGAATGATCCGCAGAGGGAGCTGCTCATCTATCCGGCTGATGATGTTTCG gaaatCATCATGCCCCGGAAACAGCGCTCCAATGCCAAAACGGTGGCCGACAGATTCGAGCCTCCCAACGAGGCGATCGTGTGTCCCCTCCATGGTCCTCCCATaattggaaatggaaatggcaaTGGCCACAGTCAGGTGAGCCGGCAGGGCAGCATTCAGTCCAACGGAAGTCTCCACATCGGGAATGGCTCTGCCGCCAATGGCAATGGGATCAGCAGCAGCCAAAGCAGTCTCACCAACTCGAATGGCCATGGCCAGTTGTCGCGGAAGAGCTCCCAGTGCTCGAATGGATCGGTTAGTCACAAGGACTCCTCCTACGAATCGGCTCTATCCTCGATGACCATTCGCTCCCACCTGGCCCAGCCGGAGGAGGTGGATGAGTTTGCGGATGCCGATGGACATGGCGAGGACTTGGTGGATGGTGGACACACTCACGACTCCAGGGCTGAGTGCACCAGGTTCACGCGACAGGCCTTGTACACTTACAGGGCCAAGAACCACTTGATTCATTACAAATACAATGCCTATGGTGGTAATTGCCATGACCTGCCCAG CGTCTCTCCCCCGGAGGAACTTCTGGAGGAGGTCTACGAAATCGATGCCGATCAGGATcgcattgatgagcaaatgaCCCGCTCGCAGGCTGACACCATTACCAAACAGGGCTACCTTTTGAAGGGACCCGACTCCGCTTCAGATCGCATGTTTGCCAATATTGGCAACAAGTCCTTTAAAAGGCGATATTGCTACTTGCGTCAGGAGATCGACGGGACGTATATCTTGGAGCTCCACAAGGACGAGAAACAGGGCGAGGCCAAGGCCACCATAGTGATGGATTTTTGTACAGAAGTGGTGCAG AACCCCAAACGCGGCCGCTTCTGCTTTGAACTCCGCATGACAGCTGGCCATAAATCCTTCACCCTGGCTGCCGAAAACGAGCAGGACTTCAAGGACTGGCTCAGCAAGCTGTCCTCAGTACTGGCCCAGAATCGGGCTCAGGAGGAGAAGCGTAATGCCTCCCTGGAGCGTCAGCCGTCGGCCAACTCCAACCCCAGCCCGCAGTTGCAGCCGCCAGCAGCCGAGCCCATTATCTTTGGCACTTTAAAGGGCCTGGATCAGTCGCTGCATCCCCAGCTGATGAAATATGGCCGTGAGACGGATCACTCCATAGCTCTGGCCAGGAAGGAGCAGCGTCGCCGGCTGTTCGCCTGCTACCAATCCCCAGCCAAGTCCAGTGGCAGTGACTCTGTGGAGCAGTATCGCGAGCACTTTGGCACTAGATTGCTGCTGACCTGCCATAACCTGCGCTTCCGGCTGCAGTGTGTTCCCCAGGACGAGGGCTCCTCCTTGTCCAGCGAACAGCAAGTGGAGCCCTATATCACCAGCCTGTCCCTGTTCGACGCCAAGGCGAATCGCAAGCTCAGCGAGAACTTCTACTTCAATGTCAACGAGCAGTGGGCGGCGCAGATGCTACCAAATAGCCCAGTTCCTGCCTCGGTGGCTGGATGTGGAGTTCCTAGAAAATCCGCAGAGGGGGATGAGCGCAGCTCCGCCTGCCAGGCACCACACTCCCTCTTCGATGGAGTCTCCGCCGAGTTGCTCCGCGCGAATCGCCATCAGTTCCAGCAACTGAGGCAGTGCCTGCTCTCGGTAACAGCTCCCCATGCGGACATATATCTGGTGGTCAGGATCGAAAAGCTACTGCAGTGTGGAATAGCACAGGCAGCGGAGCCCTACCTGAAGGCCGGCAAGGATCCCAAGCTGGGCCAGAAGGTCTACAAGGCGGCCAAGAGCTGTGCCCAGCACATTGGACACTACCGACAGCCCTTTGCCTGGGCCGCCCGTCCCCTGTTCAAGCAGTATAGCCACGAATTGGACGTGGATCCCCACAGGGAGTTCGAATTTAGTCCCATTTACAGACAGGAACTGCCCAAACTGAAGGACGAAGAGCTCCTAAAGCTCCTGGTGGACTATCGCAAGCCGGAGAAACTAAGCAAGCTCACCATCATCCCGGGCAGCCTGAAGATGCAGATGCAGTTCCTGGACCAGATCACTCCGTGTGGCTTAACCAAGTCCCTGGCTCCGCTGTCCACGTTTAGTCCAAACTCCAAGCATCCGCCGACGATCGAGTTGGCTGAGTTCCAGAGCCAGAGCGAACGGGAAGCACATCCCTACACCAGTTTCTGCAATCACCTGTATGTGTATCCTTTGAGTTTGCAATTCGATAGCCAGAAACTGTTCTCGAGGGCCAGAAACATCACCGTGGTGGTGGAGCTCCGGGATGGGGATGGAGAGTACAGCAAGCCATTGAAG TGCATCTATGGACGTCCTGGTCAGGATTTGCTCGTCTCCCAAATAGCCTGTCCGGTCCTGCATCACAATGTCACGCCCACTTGGTACGAGGAGATCAAGCTGCGTCTTCCCCTGGGCCTGTTTCCAGAGCACCATCTGCTCTTCTCCTTCTACCATGTGTCCTGTAATCTCAGCAAGAAACGGGACGCACATGCCGCCTTTGAGACACCAATTGGGTATGCCtggctgccgctgctgcagAAGAATAGGATCTGCCTGGAGGAGCAACAGCTGCCGGTGGCTGCCACCCTGCCAGTGGGCTACCTTTCGATCCAGCCCCTCGGATGGGGCAAGGGG AATTGCGGTCCGGATATCCAATGGATTGACAATCAGAGGAATCTCTACACGGTGGCGCTGCGCTTGGATTCCACGGTTCTGACGGCGGATCAGCATCTGCACAACTTCTTCGCCCACTGCGAGAGGCTACTGGAGGGTGGGAAGACTGGAGCTGTGCCGGCGGAGACGGAAACCTGCAAGATCCTCAAGGCGGCCCACGCCATTGACATGAAGTCCTTGATAAACTATTTGCCCACTCTGCTGAACGAGTTGTTCACTCTGCTGGTCCATACGCAGTCGGAGGAAATAGGGTTGAATGTCATCAGGCTACTGACGAATATCATTCACCTGATCAGTGACCAGGCCAAGAGAGCCGACCTCCTGGCCGCGTACGTCAAGTTTGTATTCCACGCCCCCTACTACAGTCAGCAAACGGCCAGGCAGAGGACCGTTCATGGAGAGCTTTGCAGGCACCTGCCGTACCTCTTGAATCCCAGCAATCCCGACTTCCTGATAGTCAACAAGTTCATGCGATACTCCTCCATATTCTTCGATTTGATTGTGAAGAGCATGGCCCAGCACTTGCTGGCCACCGGCCGGATTCGAATGCTGCGAAACGAACGCTTTCCCAAGGACTATGCCGACCGAGTGGAGCAACTGATCAAGGTCCTGATGTCCTATATCACCACGCGCTACGAGGATCTGGCGGAGGAGACCAACATCCTCAACCGCTCCCTGGCGCACTTTGTTCGTCAGTGTCTGACTTACATGGACAGGGGATTCGTCTTCCGGCTGATACGCTGCTACATGGGAGAGTTCGCGCCGGGAAACCCCAGGATTCTCCACGAATACAAGTTCAACTTCCTGCAGGAGATATGCCAGCACGAACACTATGTTCCCTTGAATCTGCCATTTGTCCTAAATCCGAAGAACCGGCCCCCGGAGATGATACAACACTTTACGTTGTCGGAGCAGTTTTGTCGCCAGCACTTCATCTCGGGCCTGCTGCTCCAGGAGCTGAAGAGTAGCCTCAACGAAGTCAGTCCAGTGAGGCGTCATGCCTTGGGCATCTTCAAGGATCTGCTGGCCAAGCACGAACTGGACAACAGGTACCAGCAAAAGGGCCAGCTCTCCAGGATTGCCCTGCTCTACATTCCCTGGCTGGGAGTGGTGATGGATAACATCCATCGCATCGATGACTTGTCCGAGTCGGGCGCCTGCACTCCCAATGGCCATGTCTATGCGGATTCTGCGTCGTATACCAAGAGACTGAGCTGCTCCAGCAGCTATGTGTTCAGCAAGGATTCCTCCACGTTCGGTTCCCTGACCTCCACGCCGAGGTCCAAGAACCGCCTAACACTGCACTGTGATCAGCCGAGTCCCTACCGCACTTCGGTGCACATGAAGGAGCACAACTACCTGGCGGCCATCGCCGGACAGCCGATCAGTAATGGCATCTCCAATCTGTCCCTCAACTCCAACACGGACTCGGGG CACTCGCAGGACACCACCACCATTGGCAACTACACCAATGGGGATGCGGATGTGGCCCTGCGGAACGGACACAATCGCTCGGTTAGCGTCACCCACGCCCAAATCCTGGCCCGCTGCGACAAATTCAGCTCGGCGGAGAGCAAGGATCTCCTGCTGGGCTTCCTCTTCATCATCAAGCACCTCTCCCAGGATCAGATGGTCGGGTGGTGGCAGAACTGCAATGAGTCAGAGACCCTGCAGTTTCTCTCCATTCTGGACCTGTGTCTCTTACAATTCCGGTACGTGGGCAAGAAGAATGTGGTTTTCACGCAGGACTCCAAGTCGGGACGCTCCGCCAAGGCCAATACTCTTCCGGCAAGGACCCAGCCGCCCATGGGGCTGGAAAACGGCAGCCAGGAGAGTCAGCAACCGAACAGTGGAACCCTGAACCAGACTCGGGAGCATCTGCTGGAGGACATGGACACTCTGGCCCGGAGTCAGCTGGCTCTCTACGAATCGAATTTGGCCACTGAGGTGGGCATGATCATACTGGACTGCCTGGGCATGTATGTCCTTCAATTCAGGCAGCTCCTGGCCGACAGTCTGATCCTGCCAAAGCTGGCACGGATTTATCTGAGATTCCTGCAGTTGGGCCAGTCGGAGAGGCTCTCCAAGCACGTTTTTGCCGCTCTGCGGGCTTTCATCAACAACTACGCCGTGGCCCTGTTCAAGGGCAATGCCATGTTGTGTGGCCAGATGGTCTACGAACTCCTCAAAGCCTGCGACAGCCGTCTGGTGGAGATCCGCCACGAGTCCTGCGCCGTTTTGTATCTCCTCATGCGCAGCAACTTTGAGTTCAGTGGCCGCAAGGCTCTGACACGAGTTCACCTTCAGGTGATCATCTCGGTGTCCCAGATGATTGGCAATGTAATTGGCCTGAACAATGCCCGCTTCCAGGAGAGCTTGTCCATCATCAATAGCTATGCCAACAGCGACAAGGCGATGAAGGGCACTGGTTTCCCGATGGAGGTGAAGGATCTTACCCGAAGAGTGCGTACTGTGCTGATGGCCACGGCCCAGATGCAGGCCCACCACATGGACCCAGAAAGATTGCTGGAGCTGCAGCACTCGCTGGCCAACTCCTATGCCTCCACGCCGGAGTTGCGACACACCTGGCTGGTGACCATGGCCAGGAATCACGAACAGAACGGAAATCTGTCGGAGGCCGCCTGCTGCCATCTCCACATAGCTGCCCTGATGTGCGAGTATCTGCGATTGAAAGGCGGCTGCAGCCTCAGTTGGTCCTCCACAGCCTTTGGGAAAATCTCCCGCAATATTCCGCTGGACGAGCAAGGCCTCAAGTTGGATGCCGGTGCTCAGGACTCCCAGTACACGGAACAGATGCTTCTGGAGCAGCTGAAGCAATGTGCCGATTTCCTGGACCGTGCCGAACGATTCGAGTGCTTGGGAGAGCTCTATAAGCTGATACTGCCCATGTACGAGAGGGATCGCAGCTTCGTGGAGTTGGCCCACTGCTATGAGCATCTCACCCAGGCCTACAACAAAATCGTCGAGGTTAATCGTTCTGGCAAAAGGATGCTGGGCCGTTTCTACAGAGTGGTCTTCTACGGAATG ATGTACTTTGAGGAAGATCATGCCATCGAGTATGTCTACAAGGAGCCCAAGCTGACATCCCTCAGCGAAATATCCGAGCGTTTGGCGAAACAATACAAGGAGAAATTCGGAGCCGATGTGGTGAAGATGATAATGGATTCATCGCCG GTGAAAGTGGATGAACTCGATGCCAAACTGGCCTACATACAGGTCACCCATGTCATTCCCTTCTTCTCCAAGGACGAACTCGATCAGCGACTCAACGAATTCGAACAGAATCATGATGTGGACACGTTTATGTATGAAACCCCGTTCACCAAATCGGGAGCAGCCCGTGGCAGTGTGGAGGAGCAATGGAAACGTAAAACAGTCATCAAGA CTCAATATTCTTTCCCTTATGTTCTCAAACGAATACCCGTTAAATCCCGCGAAATCATCGAACTGAGTCCCATCGAAGTGGCCATCGATGAGATGCAATCCAAGGTTTCAGAGCTGGAGGAGATAATTCTGCCGCCAGCCGACGTGAAGAAGTTGCAGCTCCGGTTGCAAGGAAGTGTGGCTGTGACCGTAAATGCAGGTCCTTTGGCCTACGCCCATGCCTTTCTGGATGCCAAGGTGGTTAATAACTTTTCCATGGATCGCGTTGGGGACTTAAAGGATGTGTTCCG TGATTTCATTGTGGTCTGCCAAAAGGCCCTGTTTCTAAACGAGCGGATAATCAGCGCAGACCAAAAGGAGTATCACCACGTCCTGAAGGAGAACTACGAGAAGCTGTGCCAGGCTCTCAGTGAGTTGCTCGAGGACGAGTCCTTCCAGCCGCTTGGCGATGATGCCGACAGCATAAACCAGCGCAACAGCATGGCTTTGTTCAATGCGATCAGTGGCGCCTCCCATAACTCAAGTACAGCTTAA